A portion of the Algisphaera agarilytica genome contains these proteins:
- a CDS encoding pilus assembly FimT family protein yields MHRRAFTLIEIMVAVAIIAVLSAMMLPSLMGSRDKATLRSETQRLYDTARYVQRMAVVKQRTLRLVMLPEDPEHDGRSSYHLELATTDLDEPETYSRVEGGAVKPVVLPEGVKLLDVLRDVGEFEVFTGEIALSFYADGSADGAVIHIGDEQSVRSIIIEPMTGRIESVPERVETMPSLREDLDA; encoded by the coding sequence CATCGCGGTCCTCTCCGCGATGATGCTGCCGTCGCTCATGGGCTCGCGTGACAAGGCGACGCTGCGTTCGGAGACCCAGCGGCTCTACGACACCGCGCGGTATGTGCAGCGCATGGCGGTGGTGAAGCAGCGCACGCTCCGGCTGGTGATGTTGCCCGAAGACCCCGAGCACGACGGCCGATCGAGCTACCACCTCGAACTCGCCACGACCGACCTCGACGAGCCGGAGACCTACAGCCGTGTCGAGGGCGGGGCGGTGAAGCCCGTGGTGTTGCCCGAAGGCGTGAAGCTGCTGGATGTGCTGCGCGACGTCGGTGAGTTTGAAGTGTTCACCGGCGAGATTGCGCTGAGCTTCTACGCCGACGGCTCGGCGGACGGGGCGGTGATCCACATCGGCGACGAGCAGTCGGTGCGGTCCATCATCATTGAGCCGATGACCGGGCGTATCGAATCGGTCCCCGAACGCGTCGAAACCATGCCCAGCCTGCGGGAGGACCTCGATGCGTA